A genomic stretch from Candidatus Omnitrophota bacterium includes:
- a CDS encoding cyclodeaminase/cyclohydrolase family protein, which produces MYKNNSIKKYTDDLSAKLPAPGGGSASALTGCLGAALINMVLNFTIGKEKYRAYEGRLKQALKRNAAIQSRLLNLVDEDARAYISGSAKESLKVPYEACKLCLEALSSCPKLIGMTNRNLITDIADAAVLLEASLSGAYYNVLINLKYLPDTQGNKKILNELDVMKRKAGKLRSRTEEQIGKLIRR; this is translated from the coding sequence TATAAAAATAATTCCATAAAAAAGTACACGGACGACCTTTCCGCCAAGCTGCCGGCTCCCGGAGGCGGCTCTGCCTCTGCCTTGACAGGGTGCCTGGGCGCGGCGCTTATTAACATGGTGCTGAATTTCACCATAGGCAAAGAAAAATACCGCGCGTATGAAGGCAGGTTGAAGCAGGCGTTAAAGCGCAATGCCGCGATACAGTCGCGTCTTCTGAATCTGGTTGACGAGGACGCGCGCGCCTACATATCCGGAAGCGCGAAAGAGTCATTAAAAGTGCCGTATGAGGCCTGCAAGCTCTGCCTTGAAGCGCTTTCTTCCTGCCCGAAATTAATAGGGATGACAAACAGAAATCTTATTACCGACATAGCCGATGCCGCCGTATTACTTGAGGCTTCACTTTCAGGCGCGTATTATAACGTTTTAATAAACTTGAAATATCTTCCAGATACACAGGGCAATAAAAAGATATTAAATGAACTTGATGTTATGAAGCGCAAGGCAGGCAAGCTAAGGAGCCGGACGGAGGAGCAAATTGGCAAACTTATTAGAAGGTAA
- a CDS encoding bifunctional 5,10-methylenetetrahydrofolate dehydrogenase/5,10-methenyltetrahydrofolate cyclohydrolase: MANLLEGKKIAEDIKQGIKARVRGIKDRYARSPILASIQVGENAASAVYLKAQKKTAEELDIEYRLETLEGSITEARALEIISKLNADPNINGIIIQMPLPAHLDAKALCSRVLPGKDVEGMHPANLGRILSKDAGIIPCTAAAVIELIKSTKVDLYGKEAVIVGHSEIVGKPAALLLLNEFATTTVCHIATSDKGRLAEHVKRAEVLVAAVGKAAVIKGDWIKDGAIVIDVGINRVDGKIVGDVEFEQASRRASFITPVPGGVGPLTVTMLMRNVVNAFMQQEPIK, from the coding sequence TTGGCAAACTTATTAGAAGGTAAAAAGATAGCAGAGGATATAAAGCAGGGCATAAAGGCGCGGGTAAGGGGAATAAAGGATAGGTACGCCCGTTCCCCGATACTTGCCAGCATACAGGTGGGGGAAAACGCGGCTTCGGCAGTATATCTGAAGGCGCAGAAGAAGACCGCGGAAGAGTTGGACATTGAGTACCGCCTTGAAACCTTGGAAGGCAGCATTACCGAGGCGCGCGCGCTGGAGATCATAAGCAAACTGAACGCGGACCCGAATATCAATGGGATCATCATACAGATGCCGCTGCCGGCTCATCTTGACGCGAAGGCGCTTTGTTCCCGCGTGCTTCCCGGCAAGGATGTGGAGGGTATGCATCCCGCGAATTTAGGGCGCATACTCAGTAAGGACGCGGGCATCATACCTTGCACTGCCGCGGCAGTAATAGAATTAATAAAGTCCACAAAGGTTGACCTTTACGGTAAAGAGGCGGTGATCGTCGGCCACAGCGAGATCGTGGGTAAGCCGGCTGCCCTGCTTCTTTTGAATGAGTTCGCCACGACTACCGTCTGCCACATCGCCACAAGCGATAAGGGAAGGCTGGCGGAACACGTAAAGCGGGCGGAGGTTCTTGTGGCAGCCGTAGGCAAGGCAGCCGTGATAAAGGGTGATTGGATCAAAGACGGCGCCATAGTGATCGACGTCGGCATTAACAGGGTAGACGGCAAGATCGTGGGCGATGTTGAATTTGAGCAGGCATCAAGGCGCGCTTCATTCATTACGCCTGTTCCCGGAGGGGTCGGGCCGCTCACCGTAACTATGCTGATGAGAAATGTAGTCAACGCGTTTATGCAGCAGGAGCCGATTAAGTGA